A window from Polyangium spumosum encodes these proteins:
- a CDS encoding AEC family transporter, which translates to MTQALGPLLGGLTLVLALGFVLARVRGFGPREADVLNGLVVDVTMPALLFAVLARDGMAWGAARVLPWSALALFASLGLGAAVARAFGLDARAIGSAGIVASFSNTGFLGLPLLLTLFPGDADASSAAMLIDLVITTVLLWTLGQAYAERLGRGKAFDAKVALRIFKKPLVLAVPLGALVHLIHLPIPPFLLGTLEGLGRTTTYLVFLSLGLSLDVRALSGRVAPAIALCVVKLVFAPAVALLCVRVFVVPEPLATVAVLQSAMPSALASVIIVALTGCDRPLAAAVCTLASLASMATLPAVAWVVEATRP; encoded by the coding sequence ATGACCCAGGCGCTCGGTCCGCTGCTCGGGGGGCTCACGCTCGTGCTCGCGCTCGGCTTCGTGCTCGCGCGCGTGCGGGGCTTCGGCCCGCGTGAGGCCGACGTGCTCAACGGGCTCGTCGTCGACGTGACGATGCCGGCGCTGCTCTTCGCCGTGCTCGCGCGGGACGGCATGGCGTGGGGCGCGGCGCGCGTGCTGCCCTGGTCGGCGCTCGCGCTCTTCGCATCGCTCGGCCTCGGCGCCGCCGTGGCGCGGGCCTTCGGCCTCGACGCACGCGCGATCGGCAGCGCGGGGATCGTCGCGTCCTTCAGCAACACGGGCTTCCTCGGCCTGCCGCTCCTGCTCACGTTGTTCCCGGGCGACGCGGACGCGAGCTCGGCGGCGATGCTGATCGACCTCGTGATCACCACGGTCCTGCTCTGGACCCTCGGCCAGGCCTACGCCGAGCGCCTCGGCCGCGGCAAGGCGTTCGACGCGAAGGTCGCGCTCCGCATCTTCAAGAAGCCCCTCGTCCTCGCCGTCCCGCTCGGCGCGCTCGTGCACCTGATCCACCTGCCGATCCCGCCGTTTTTGCTCGGCACGCTGGAGGGCCTCGGGCGCACCACGACGTACCTCGTGTTCCTCTCGCTCGGCCTCTCGCTCGACGTGCGCGCTCTCTCCGGCCGCGTCGCGCCGGCGATCGCGCTTTGTGTCGTCAAGCTCGTCTTCGCGCCTGCCGTGGCGCTCCTCTGCGTCCGCGTTTTTGTTGTGCCCGAGCCGCTCGCGACCGTCGCCGTGCTTCAGTCGGCGATGCCCTCGGCGCTGGCCAGCGTGATCATCGTCGCGCTCACGGGTTGTGACAGGCCGCTCGCGGCGGCGGTCTGCACGCTCGCGTCGCTCGCGTCGATGGCGACGTTGCCCGCCGTGGCCTGGGTCGTCGAGGCGACGAGGCCTTGA
- the greB gene encoding transcription elongation factor GreB: MPNPNYITPEGARRLSEELGRLRSVDRPRIVQEVADAAAQGDRSENAEYIYGKRKLREIDRRMHYLTKRLESAVVVDPKEQKGDKVFFGAAVEVEDEDGKRHTYRIVGEDEIDSKAGRISWKSPVGRALLGKRPGDVVTVRRPAGDIEMEIVSVKYT, from the coding sequence GTGCCGAACCCGAACTACATCACGCCCGAGGGGGCGCGCCGGCTCTCGGAGGAGCTCGGCCGGCTCCGGTCGGTGGACCGGCCGCGGATCGTCCAGGAGGTCGCGGACGCGGCTGCGCAGGGCGATCGCAGCGAGAACGCCGAGTACATCTACGGCAAGAGGAAGCTCCGCGAGATCGACCGCCGCATGCATTACCTCACGAAGCGCCTCGAGAGCGCGGTCGTCGTGGATCCGAAGGAGCAGAAGGGCGACAAGGTCTTCTTCGGCGCCGCCGTCGAGGTCGAGGACGAGGACGGCAAGCGGCACACCTATCGGATCGTCGGCGAGGACGAGATCGACAGCAAGGCCGGGCGCATTAGCTGGAAGTCGCCGGTGGGCCGCGCGCTGCTCGGCAAGAGGCCGGGCGACGTGGTGACGGTGCGTCGTCCGGCGGGCGACATCGAGATGGAGATCGTGAGCGTGAAGTACACGTGA